The sequence below is a genomic window from Nicotiana tomentosiformis chromosome 6, ASM39032v3, whole genome shotgun sequence.
CATGAAAGCCGACGAAGACGTACGCATGATCTCCGCCGAAGCTCCAATTCTCTTCGCCAAAGCGTGTGAACTCTTCATTCTCGAACTCACGATTCGTTCGTGGCTTCACGCCGAGGAAAACAAGCGCCGAACTTTACAGAAGAATGATATCGCTGCGGCGATTACTCGTACCGATATATTTGATTTCCTCGTCGACATTGTACCTAGGGATGAGATTAAGGACGAGAGCGGCGTTGTTGGGCTTGGGCCGGGAATGGTGGGCTCTACTGCTAGTGGTGTGCCGTATTATTATCCTCCATTGGGCCAGCCTGCTCCTCCTGGTGGAGTGATGATGGGTAGGCCTGCTGCTATGGCTGGGGTTGATCCGGCGGCCTTTTATTCCCAGCCGCCGTCGCAGGCGTGGCAATCTGTGTGGCAGACAGCAGAGGATAATTCATATGCTAGTGGTGGAAGCAGTGGACAGGGTAACCTTGACGGTCAAACGTAAGGGTTTCAATTCTGTTATATGTTTATTTGGTTCCCTTTCAGATCTGATTTTTTCAGCTAGGGTTTGAAAAGTTAAGACTGGGAAAGAAAAATGCTTTATTTGTTCTTAGAGTAGAGTATTagcttcattttttttaaaaaaaaaaaaaaaaaaaaaacctgcAAGTACTGAATATTGGAACGGAATGGAGGTAGAACCGATCCCCGAACTAGGGCTAATCCCACGAAAGGGAAAAAAAAGAGCCGATGCCAACTGGTTTGGGATTAaggcatagttgttgttgttgttgctgctgctgcaGTCTTGTATGTTGAAGAAGAATCAATTTAGGGCAGTCAGTACCATATTTGAGCAACTACTTAATGAGTAATAAAATTCGTGCAATCTTTAGTTGATGATGTGCGTGTGAGATGTTTGTAGATATTTAAATTAAACGTATACTTATAGCTTTCCTTAATTGTGTTTGTGTGTTGGAGGAAATGATTTGACATAATAATTGTAGGTATCTGTAACTGGATCAACAGATCTTCCCTCAAAATGTGTTAATAGGATTCCTAGCATTTCGAAAGAAACTGGAGAGAAAGAGAAACTTCACCTCATTTTGGATAATTTAAGGGTGTGCTTAAAATCTTACTTTGAAGTTCCTTCCAAATAGGATGCTATCTTAACTAAAGCCAAAAGGGAAAAAAATCTAAAGTTTTAAAGGGAGCAAGTTTGATTCAAGTTTTAGATCCTCACTGAAACCTGGTCCAGATTGGACAGGCTGTGGTGAGATTGTTAAGATCAGCAATTCATCTGAATTCCAATTCAGACTGCAAATGGTTGTTCTGGATTCATGTAATTGCTTATGTCCTTAGTCCTTACACTTCGTTCAGATTACCTGGTTTCGTTGAACGACTGCTGACTCGTGTCATTTCGTAGCAATCAAGATACACGTAGACCACTCTGATGTtaccttttgagtaattaattAAATGTTCTGACTTCTCAGGCTCAGATCCATAGTACGTTAATTACTTCTAAAATGACTTTATGTCCAGTTTTGAATTTTATGATCCAAATCATTTATCCATTGTTTACACACCAAGAAAGAGATCCTCTTGATGTGACAAGTAATTAGGAGGTAAAGATAACTCTTTTAGAGGGACTGAGAAGGGAAAGAGTGATGACACGAGGAACGGAGGAAGCAAAATGCTGTCAAGGGAAATGAACATTTTTATATTGTAGAGGTTAAAAGCGGCACAGTTTCTCTTGCAAGGAAAGCTTATTCCCGTGTTAAGATTTGTAAGTAAATGTCTAGTTATGGTTATTGAGAAAGGGATGTTAAGATGATTGACCAATGTATAAACAAAAGGATTTTGAAAAGATAACCATGCAAACTTAGGGATCTAGAGCAGGTCTATCTTGTATATCTCTTGTTTAAATAACTAGGTAAATTTTAACTTGTGAGTCAATCATTTTTCAGTCCCTTGGATTTTGGTAGGTTCAGAAACTTTGGATGGTGAGT
It includes:
- the LOC104111053 gene encoding nuclear transcription factor Y subunit C-1 gives rise to the protein MDNNPHQSPTAAAAAAAQSAPYPQQTPYHHLLQQQQQQLQMFWTYQRQEIEQANDFKNHQLPLARIKKIMKADEDVRMISAEAPILFAKACELFILELTIRSWLHAEENKRRTLQKNDIAAAITRTDIFDFLVDIVPRDEIKDESGVVGLGPGMVGSTASGVPYYYPPLGQPAPPGGVMMGRPAAMAGVDPAAFYSQPPSQAWQSVWQTAEDNSYASGGSSGQGNLDGQT